The DNA region ATAGATGAGGTGGATTCTGTTTTAATTGATGATGCTCGTACACCTTTAATCATTTCGGGTGCCACGCCTCAAGGAGATAGACATGAATTTAACGAGTTAAAACCTAAGGTTAGTGATATCGTAAATAAACAACGTACATTTTTAACGGGTGTGTTGGCTGATGCCAAGAAAATGATTGCTGAAGGTAATGAAAAAGAAGGTGCTTTTCATTTATTAAGAGTTTTTAGAGGGTTACCAAAGAATAAGGCATTAATTAAGTTCTTAAGTCAGGAAGGAATAAAACAGTTATTACAAAAAACTGAAAATTTCTATATGCAAGATAACAATCGAGAAATGCCTAAAATTGATGAGGCATTATGGTTTGTAATTGACGAAAAGAATAATTCTATTGAGTTAACTGATAAAGGTATTGAACACCTATCGGGTACTAAAGATAAAGAGGATAATTTCTTTTTATTACCAGACCTTAGTATAGAAATTGCTAGAATTGAAGAAGAAAATGAAACTCCAGAAGATGTAGCCAAGGGCAAAGAGGAATTATTTCGTGATTTTAGTATAAAAAGTGAGCGTATCCATACTTTAAACCAATTATTGAAAGCGTATACTCTATTTGAAAAAGATGTCGAGTATGTTATTATGGATAACAAAATTAAAATTGTAGATGAGCAAACGGGTCGTGTAATGGATGGCAGACGTTATTCTGACGGATTACACCAAGCACTTGAAGCAAAGGAAAATGTAAAAATTGAAGATGCAACGCAGACTTATGCTACCGTTACCTTACAAAACTATTTTAGAATGTATAACAAGCTTTCGGGTATGACAGGTACTGCCGTTACCGAAGCTGGCGAATTTTGGGAAATCTACAAATTGGATGTGGTTGAAATTCCGACCAATAAGCCTTTACTCCGTAAAGATAAAGAGGATTTAATCTATAAAACCAAACGAGAAAAGTACAATGCCGTAATTGATGAAATAGTACGATTGGTCGAAGAAAAAAGGCCTGTTTTGGTAGGTACAACATCAGTTGAAATTTCTGAATTATTAGGTAGAATGCTGACCATCAGGAAAATACCACACAACGTATTAAATGCAAAACTCCATAAAAAAGAAGCCGATATTGTTGCTGAGGCTGGTAATCCTGGAGTGGTGACCATAGCTACGAATATGGCGGGTCGTGGTACTGATATTAAATTGTCTGACGAAGTAAAAGAGGCAGGTGGTTTGGCTATTGTGGGTACGGAACGTCACGATTCTCGTCGTGTAGATAGACAGTTACGTGGTCGTGCTGGTCGTCAAGGAGATCCAGGGTCTTCACAGTTTTATGTTTCTTTAGAGGATAACCTGATGCGATTATTTGGCTCGGAACGTGTAGCCAAGATGATGGATAGAATGGGTCTAAAAGAAGGCGAAATGATTCAGCATTCAATGATTTCTAAATCTATTGAAAGAGCTCAGAAAAAAGTAGAAGAAAATAACTTTGGGATAAGAAAAAGATTGTTAGAGTATGATGATATTATGAACTCGCAACGTGAAGTGGTTTATAAACGTCGTCGTCATGCCCTTTACGGGGAACGTTTACAAGTGGATATTGTAAATATGGTTTATGATACGTGTGAGGCTATTGTGATGGACAACAAACCAAGCAACGATTATTCTAATTTTGAATTTGAATTGATTCGTTTCTCATCAAGCTCATCCCCATTTACAAAAGAAGAATTTGAAAATAAATCTGAACAAGATCTAATAGACGAACTGTTTAGAATTGTATATAAAAATTATCAAAATAAAATAGAACGTAATGCCGAAGCTGTTTTTCCTGTAATTAAAGATGTTTACGAAAAACAAGGTAATCAATATGAGCGTATAGCTGTTCCATTTACCGACGGCGTAAAAACGCTAAATGTGGTAACTAACCTTAAAGACGCCTACGAGTCTCAAGGTAAAGGTCTGGTGGCCGATTTTGAAAAAAATATTTCATTGGCTATTATTGACGAAACTTGGAAAGATCACTTACGTCAAATGGACGAGTTAAAACAGTCAGTTCAGAATGCTACTTATGAGCAGAAAGATCCATTATTGATTTATAAGTTTGAAGCTTTTGAGTTGTTCAAAAAAATGTTGACCAAAGTAAATAAGGAAGTATTATCCTTCTTATTTAAAGGAGAGTTACCAAATCAAAATGCTCAGCAAATATCTCAGGCCAGAGAACAAAAAAGAGAAAAAGTTCAGGTTAGCAAAGCTGATTTTAATAGTCCTACGCAAGAAACTAGTACCAATCAAACGCAAGAGCAACAAGTTACTGAAACTATTGTGCGTACCGAACGTAAAATTGGTAGAAACGAACGTGTTACTATTAAACATGTAATGAATGGCGAAAGTAAAGAAGTAAAGTACAAACAAGCTATTCCGTTAATCGAAAAAGGCGAATGGGTATTGGTAGAAAGTTAGAAAATTAGAAAATTAATAAGGCTTTTTATTAAGTTGGCTTTTATTTGTACTATATTAGCTTACTCGAAATTGACCCCATTGTTTTATGAAAAGTGCTAAAATTTTCTGTAGTATATTTATTTTTATTGTTGGTAGCAATACAATTCTTTTAGCACAAAACAATCTTGAAGAAAAAAATTACTACAAATGGTTTGATAAAAGTATAGGCCAAGAGAATACTGCTCTGTTTAATGGAGAACTTTATACAAAATCTTACAGAACTCAAGATAAAAATCATAACTTTCTTCTAACTAACGACTTTGTTACAGGAACGGTTGAGTTTGACAATCAAAAATATTATGACATCTTACTCAAATATGATATTTTCAATGATGAACTAGTTGCTAAACTAAAAAGCTCATTTAACAGTAACAGCAATATTCAGTTAAATAAAGCTTTTGTTGAAGGCTTTACTATCCACAACAAAAAATTTAAATTTATAAATAGTGTAACGGAAGCGGTTATACTAAAAGGGTTCTACGAAGTTGCGTATAGTAGCAGTATGTTATCGTTATATACTAAACATCACAAGTTAAAAGCAAATTATATAATAGATGATCTTATTTACAGTAAATTTTCAAAACGCGACAAAAATATTCTTTTATATAAAAATAGTTTTTATGAAATTAAAAACAAAAAAGAGTTGAGAAAAATATTTCCTAATCTAAACAGAGAAATCAATACTATTT from Aureibaculum sp. 2308TA14-22 includes:
- the secA gene encoding preprotein translocase subunit SecA, which translates into the protein MSILNSVLKVFVGDKNKKDLKQLQPIVDGVRAFDSQMEQLSIDELRGKTAEFKEKIKEARKSFDDKITELTTELETANIDRKEEVYKEIDLLKEDAYQASENVLKELQSEAFAVVKETAKRFVNNTELKVKATPFDREISADSDYVTLENDHAIWKNSWDAAGKPITWDMIHYDVQLIGGSVLHQGKIAEMMTGEGKTLVATLPIYLNALTGNGVHVVTVNDYLAKRDAAWMGPIFEFHGLSIDCIDYHQPNSDARRKAYNADITYGTNNEFGFDYLRDNMAHAPKDLVQRPHNYAIIDEVDSVLIDDARTPLIISGATPQGDRHEFNELKPKVSDIVNKQRTFLTGVLADAKKMIAEGNEKEGAFHLLRVFRGLPKNKALIKFLSQEGIKQLLQKTENFYMQDNNREMPKIDEALWFVIDEKNNSIELTDKGIEHLSGTKDKEDNFFLLPDLSIEIARIEEENETPEDVAKGKEELFRDFSIKSERIHTLNQLLKAYTLFEKDVEYVIMDNKIKIVDEQTGRVMDGRRYSDGLHQALEAKENVKIEDATQTYATVTLQNYFRMYNKLSGMTGTAVTEAGEFWEIYKLDVVEIPTNKPLLRKDKEDLIYKTKREKYNAVIDEIVRLVEEKRPVLVGTTSVEISELLGRMLTIRKIPHNVLNAKLHKKEADIVAEAGNPGVVTIATNMAGRGTDIKLSDEVKEAGGLAIVGTERHDSRRVDRQLRGRAGRQGDPGSSQFYVSLEDNLMRLFGSERVAKMMDRMGLKEGEMIQHSMISKSIERAQKKVEENNFGIRKRLLEYDDIMNSQREVVYKRRRHALYGERLQVDIVNMVYDTCEAIVMDNKPSNDYSNFEFELIRFSSSSSPFTKEEFENKSEQDLIDELFRIVYKNYQNKIERNAEAVFPVIKDVYEKQGNQYERIAVPFTDGVKTLNVVTNLKDAYESQGKGLVADFEKNISLAIIDETWKDHLRQMDELKQSVQNATYEQKDPLLIYKFEAFELFKKMLTKVNKEVLSFLFKGELPNQNAQQISQAREQKREKVQVSKADFNSPTQETSTNQTQEQQVTETIVRTERKIGRNERVTIKHVMNGESKEVKYKQAIPLIEKGEWVLVES